One Arachis hypogaea cultivar Tifrunner chromosome 18, arahy.Tifrunner.gnm2.J5K5, whole genome shotgun sequence genomic window, ACATAATTAACTTAAAAGGTGGTTGTGGTCCACACTGCTTCCACCTTCCTTGTCTACCTTTTTGCCCCCTATAAACCCCCCTACACTCCTCTTCTTCCACTCCCATTTCTTCCCAAAGAGGAGGTTCAAAAAGgctattttcttcttcctcttcattgtTGTCATTGTCACAATGGAGGCCAGGATGAGGAGAACAACAGTTGAGAAGATGAGGAAGGATAGCACAGTTGATGAGGTAGAAGAGGAGTTAGAAGAGGAAGATGAGAGTGGTGTTGGTGATGGTGTCCTtgcagaagaagagaagaagaaaagtgcTGTTGGAAGTGGGAGAAGAGGATCAAATGGGGCAGGAGGAGTTTCTCCACCTTCCTGCCAGGCTGAGAGGTGTGGCGCCGACTTGACCGAGGCAAAAAGATACCACCGCCGCCATAAGGTGTGTGAGTTTCATTCCAAGGCACCTGTGGTGGTGGTTGCAGGGATGAGGCAGAGGTTTTGCCAGCAATGTAGCAGGTGTTCAATTCACAGCATTTTTCTCTTGGTGTGaatattgttttgtttttctccttttttccttAAGCGGTTTACTTAGAAACTAAGCATAGTACTAATTCTGAGGTAAATCTTGAAACTATTAACATGCATCTTAAATGATTTTGTTAATACATTAAGAAATTGAATCTTCACAAAGATCATTA contains:
- the LOC112771683 gene encoding squamosa promoter-binding protein 1, with the translated sequence MEARMRRTTVEKMRKDSTVDEVEEELEEEDESGVGDGVLAEEEKKKSAVGSGRRGSNGAGGVSPPSCQAERCGADLTEAKRYHRRHKVCEFHSKAPVVVVAGMRQRFCQQCSRFHDLAEFDEAKRSCRRRLAGHNERRRKSNIEPCNEGSGRGGKGQPPKESHCRNTDDRGRTQMNISGSSGYKSFHIR